From a region of the Methanobrevibacter sp. V74 genome:
- a CDS encoding adenosylcobinamide amidohydrolase, whose translation MINFGVNRNGILTSKLNAGTNDTYKHVFNQHLSQDKIDYLENNNAYEYLCNECELLNIDYKLSTALITLADMKNVSIVTKKFKNLEVTAITTAGVRTNASRAGDKASYWEDCGEFHFGTINIILLTNAYLEKSALTEAFMTVTEAKTVALNNLKIPSQYSNGFATGTGTDGVAIFSNKDSDNLLTNAGKHSKLGELIGKSVIESVTKAIGKQVWLSNKSQSNALVRINRYALDINEFYDNLDYDKFEFISQLRTDARNQKNVAIASSILNLFDEVQCNLIKKEDAFDLASQIKEKCDSYPIKTLLEYWINCFIHKS comes from the coding sequence TTGATTAATTTTGGCGTTAATCGTAATGGAATTTTAACTTCTAAGTTAAATGCCGGAACAAATGACACTTATAAACATGTTTTCAATCAACATTTGTCCCAGGATAAAATTGACTATCTGGAAAACAATAATGCCTATGAATATTTGTGTAATGAATGTGAATTGTTAAATATTGATTATAAATTATCAACTGCTTTAATTACATTAGCTGATATGAAAAATGTAAGTATTGTCACTAAAAAATTTAAAAATCTAGAAGTTACTGCAATTACAACTGCGGGAGTTAGAACAAATGCTTCAAGGGCAGGAGATAAGGCATCATATTGGGAAGATTGCGGCGAATTTCACTTCGGAACAATTAATATTATTTTATTAACAAATGCATACCTTGAAAAATCAGCGCTGACAGAAGCATTCATGACAGTAACAGAAGCAAAAACCGTTGCACTAAATAATTTAAAGATCCCATCACAATACTCAAATGGATTTGCAACAGGAACTGGAACTGACGGTGTTGCAATATTTTCAAATAAAGATTCAGATAATTTATTGACCAATGCCGGAAAACACTCTAAACTTGGAGAGTTAATTGGAAAGTCAGTAATTGAATCTGTTACAAAAGCCATTGGAAAACAGGTTTGGTTGTCAAACAAATCCCAATCAAATGCATTAGTTCGTATAAATAGGTATGCCTTAGATATAAATGAGTTTTACGATAATTTAGATTATGATAAATTCGAATTTATTAGTCAATTAAGAACTGATGCTCGAAATCAAAAAAATGTAGCTATTGCATCTTCAATTTTAAATTTATTCGATGAAGTTCAATGCAATTTAATTAAAAAGGAGGATGCATTTGATTTAGCATCCCAAATAAAAGAAAAATGTGATAGTTATCCAATAAAAACGTTATTGGAGTATTGGATTAACTGCTTTATTCACAAGAGTTAA
- a CDS encoding exodeoxyribonuclease VII small subunit: MEENLSFEESLDKLEEIVNKLENGDVPLDDAIEEFKNAMDLVKVCNERLEVAEESIAKIVQDNGNLAEFNSCE; the protein is encoded by the coding sequence ATGGAAGAAAATTTAAGTTTTGAAGAAAGTTTAGACAAATTAGAAGAAATCGTTAACAAACTAGAAAATGGAGATGTTCCTCTAGACGATGCAATTGAAGAGTTTAAAAATGCAATGGATTTAGTTAAAGTTTGTAATGAAAGATTAGAAGTTGCTGAAGAATCAATTGCTAAAATTGTTCAGGACAATGGCAATCTCGCTGAATTTAACTCTTGTGAATAA
- a CDS encoding exodeoxyribonuclease VII large subunit, which yields MKKKKKIRLHIVVYINCTKNIVAKNKNELIRLENSPIFRNPESMYKFKRINLNNVVNKLNITSNKIVTENKNRLFRLENSHILKNPNEITRKKKDSCLKNIKKLEILNPLLTLKRGYAIAKTEDNVISSVKDVKVGDEVDIEFEDGLVNTKVI from the coding sequence TTGAAAAAAAAAAAAAAAATACGATTACATATAGTTGTATATATTAACTGTACGAAAAACATTGTTGCAAAAAACAAAAATGAACTAATTAGACTAGAAAACTCCCCTATTTTTAGAAACCCTGAATCAATGTATAAATTTAAAAGAATCAACCTAAATAATGTAGTTAACAAATTAAATATTACATCTAACAAAATCGTCACTGAAAACAAAAACAGATTATTTAGATTAGAAAACTCCCACATTCTAAAAAATCCAAATGAGATAACTAGAAAGAAAAAAGATTCATGCTTAAAGAATATTAAAAAATTAGAAATTTTAAACCCCCTTTTAACATTGAAAAGAGGCTATGCAATAGCTAAAACTGAAGATAATGTTATTTCTTCAGTTAAGGATGTTAAAGTTGGAGATGAAGTTGATATTGAATTTGAAGACGGACTTGTAAATACAAAGGTGATATAA
- the xseA gene encoding exodeoxyribonuclease VII large subunit, whose amino-acid sequence MEEKTFTVSEINSYINRKLKMDSNLKNILIKGELSNYKDSYRGHSYFTLKDEESQIDGVIYKFNKDRFLKFQPENGMKVIIKGKIEVYEKNGRYQLYATKITEDGVGELHIAFEQLKKKLNKEGLFDETVKKEIPKYPKRIGVITAKTGAAVKDIITTINRKYPICEILVFTTLVQGDQAAGQIVRQIKHAQKFNLDTLIVGRGGGSIEDLWPFNEEEVARAIYACNIPVISAVGHETDFTISDFVADLRAPTPTAAADLAVPELMEIEYKIAQLNKRVNKSIKNKLTLNRTKLTHISVSYTLLQPHEPFLLFECGFLFEKKKKNTITYSCIY is encoded by the coding sequence ATGGAAGAAAAAACATTCACAGTATCTGAGATTAATTCTTACATAAACCGAAAGCTAAAAATGGATTCTAATTTGAAAAATATCCTCATAAAAGGAGAACTTTCCAATTATAAAGATTCTTATAGGGGACATAGCTATTTTACTCTAAAAGATGAAGAAAGTCAGATAGACGGAGTAATATACAAATTCAATAAAGATCGCTTTCTTAAATTCCAACCTGAAAATGGTATGAAAGTAATTATTAAAGGTAAAATTGAAGTCTACGAAAAGAATGGAAGATATCAACTGTATGCCACAAAAATTACTGAAGACGGAGTTGGAGAGTTACATATAGCTTTTGAACAATTGAAGAAAAAACTTAATAAAGAAGGTTTATTTGACGAAACTGTGAAAAAAGAAATACCAAAATATCCTAAACGGATTGGAGTCATCACGGCAAAAACCGGAGCAGCAGTTAAAGACATTATAACTACCATAAACAGAAAATATCCTATTTGTGAAATTTTAGTATTTACCACATTAGTTCAAGGAGACCAAGCGGCCGGTCAAATTGTAAGGCAAATCAAGCATGCACAGAAATTTAATTTAGACACACTAATCGTAGGTCGTGGAGGAGGGAGTATTGAAGATTTATGGCCATTTAATGAAGAAGAAGTTGCACGGGCAATTTATGCATGCAATATTCCAGTTATAAGTGCAGTGGGTCATGAAACTGACTTTACCATATCTGATTTTGTAGCTGACCTAAGAGCTCCAACACCAACGGCGGCGGCAGATCTTGCAGTGCCGGAACTAATGGAAATTGAATATAAAATAGCACAACTGAATAAAAGAGTTAATAAATCCATTAAAAATAAATTAACATTAAATAGAACTAAATTAACTCATATTTCTGTCTCTTATACCCTTCTCCAGCCCCACGAACCTTTCCTCCTTTTCGAATGCGGCTTTCTGTTTGAAAAAAAAAAAAAAAATACGATTACATATAGTTGTATATATTAA
- a CDS encoding PRC-barrel domain-containing protein, with the protein MRIKDELFGKEVLDCDIQIVGKVSDVVFDKDTFEITDLVLKKMGLSEQIKSSENMVPMELVKVIGDKILLKGEDDL; encoded by the coding sequence ATGAGAATTAAAGATGAATTGTTTGGTAAAGAAGTTCTCGATTGTGATATTCAAATTGTTGGAAAAGTGTCTGATGTTGTTTTTGATAAAGATACATTTGAAATTACAGATTTAGTGCTTAAAAAAATGGGTTTGTCAGAACAAATTAAATCCAGTGAAAACATGGTTCCAATGGAACTTGTAAAGGTAATTGGTGATAAAATTTTACTTAAAGGTGAAGATGATTTATAA